In Coraliomargarita sinensis, the genomic stretch GCCAAGCGACCGGGAGGTTCATTACCTCAATCGACTCGAACACGAACTGCAGGCTGCAAAGCACGATTGCTTTTTCGCCGAGCGGACGCTGACCGACCTCAAGATGGATGTCACACGGGTCGCCGCTTATGTCGCCGAAACGGAGGCCGACGCCTGGGTTGTCGTGGCTGGCTCGCAGCCGATACTCCAGTGGTTTGCCGCGCAGGACTTTCCGGCCTTTGCACTCTTCGGCCGGAGTATGGAGGTTTCGATCGCAAAAACCGGCCCGAAGAAGGCACCCGCTCAGACGAAGTTGATCCGGCAGCTCTACGAGTTGGGCCACCGCAGAATTGTCCTCTTGAGCCGTGAGGAACGCCGAAAGCCGGAACCCGGTTTTCTGGAGAAATTATTCCTAAACGAGCTTGAATCACTGGGTATCCGGACGGGATCCTACAATCTCCCCGACTGGCCGGAAAGGCCGGGCGGCTTACAGGAAACGCTCGATCACATTTTTCGTCACACACCACCGACTGCGATTCTCATTCCGACGGCTCCGCTTTTCTTCGCACTCTTCCAATATGCCGCCCGTAAGGGGATAAAAATCCCCGAGGATCTGTCCGTCGTTTGTATGGACCCCGATCCGGCTTATCAATGGTGCCAACCACAGATTTCGCATATCACCTATGACAGCCAACCCTGGATCCGGCGGATTGTCCGCTGGGCCAACCACGCTGCCAGCGGGAGAGAAGACCGGAGGGGAATCTTCTATCCGGGAAAACTTGTGGAGGGAGGCACCATCGGCCCGGCCAAAGGTCTTTAATTTATCCCGTAAAGCCCCTTCACCGAGTCCCGGGAGAGCACGATTATCGTGAGCACGCCAAGCACGGTGCCGAAGGGCATGAAGGTGCAGGCGAGGCAAGCGAGCACGAAGGAGAACCAGTAGTGCTTGCGCTGCCGGAGGAAACGTCCGGAGACGACGACCGAGATGGATACCGCCTGCCCGAGGAGGAAGGCGCCCAATCCGATGAGGAAGAAGAGCCAGCCGAACCAACCGGCCGGCGGCGCTTCGCCGCCTTCGGCCAGAGCCTGTTGCATGCCTTCAATTCCGAGAATCACCGACAGACCAATAAAGGTGTGGATCAGGGGGATACAGGCAAAGAGGATCATGAAGCCGCCCACCACATAGTGGGCGATCGCCAGTCCGCGGAGATGTGATTCGTCTTCGTTCATCAATCCTGAGTGATGGTGTTCATCTGCTCTTTGAGTAAGTCGGCCAACTGCCGGGGATCCTCCCCCAGCTCGGCGGGCCTTTCAATCACTTTGATTTGTACCTCGACCCGACTGAAGGGCACCGGCAGGTAAAAGCGGTCCCAGCTCTTAAGTCGCCAGGCCCGGCTGAAGTTGAGCGAGAACATGACAAAAGGCGCCCCGGTTTTCAGCGCGACCGCAATCGCGCCGGGCTTGAGATCGTACATCGGCCCGCGTGACCCGTCCGGGGTGACCGCAATGTCATAGCCCTCCCGGTGGGCCGCCAGCATCTCACGCACCGCCTGTGGCCCGCGCTTGTAGTGGGAGCCCCGGATGGGAAACATGCCGAGCTTGCCCACAAAAGCCGCCAGCCAGGCACCGTCGCCGCTGGCACTTATCAGGGTGGCGAGCCGACGTTTGCCAAAGTTGCGACGAAAAAACTCCGGGGCGGCAAAGAGCCGGTTGTGCCAGAGGATCACCACCGAGGGTGGCAGAGGCCTGTCGATCACGGCCTGCACCTCCGGGCCCCAGTGAAAGCGCAGACTGCGCGACCATAGCCCCATCAAAAAAGCGAGCAGGGACAGCAGCACACGCTGGTGCCATTTCAACTCGGCGTAGGGCCTGGACTGGTTGACGGGATCGGACATGGATGCTGCCAAGATGAGGGAATGCGCCGCCTTGGCAATGCCGCGATTGGCTTTGATCGAAGCGGCACTGCGGACGCATGGGAGCATGCGTCTCTACCCTGCCTCAGCCGAGTGGGCAGTAGCGATAGCCGTAGCCGTGCACGGTCAGGATGTAAACCGGCTTCGCCGGGTCCGGCTCGATCTTGTGGCGAAGCTGGGAAACGTGTTGGTCGAGCGTCCGGGTCGTGCCCTGATAGTCGATGCCCCAGGCCGCGTTCAACAGATCATCGCGGCTCAACGCGCGGTCGGCGTTCTCCACAAAGGCGATGAGTAGCTTGTACTCCAGCTGAGTCAGGGGAAGTTCAGTGCCGCCCTTCACCAGCTGGCGACGGGCCCGGTCGAGTTCGACATCGCCGAAGCGGACAGGGCTCTCGCCCGCCGGAGCCGCGTTCAACGCGGAGGAACGGCGAAGGGCGGCACTGACCCGGGCGAGCAGCTCGCGCACCCCGAAGGGCTTGGTGATGTAATCGTCCGCGCCCAGTTCGAGGCCGAGCACTTTATCAATCTCCTCGCTCTTCGCACTGAGCATGAGGATGGGCAGCGCTTCGTTCTCTTTGCGAATGGCGCGGCAAACATCGTAACCGCTCAACTTCGGCATCATGATGTCGAGGATCGCAAGGTCCGGCGATTCGTCGTGAAAACGGGCCAGTGCCTGTTCCCCGTCCTCCGAAACCGTCACGCGATAGCCCTCGCCCTCCAAAATATCGACGAGCCCGATGCGTATACTGGCGTCGTCTTCCGCGATGAGAATATGTTTCGGGTCGGCCATAGGGATACGTGTCGATTAAAATAAATCGGAGCAAATTCCGTCTGTAGAAGCGACACTCTTGTCGCTTACGGTTGTGGGGAAAGCGACAGTAGTGTCGCTTCTACTTGAATTATCGCGGTCAGTCATCGTATTTTACCGAGGCACCTTGAGAACAAAGGAGCAACCAGTCGGCCTGTTCTCTTCCAGCGTCAGCTTACCGCCCATTTCCCGGGCCAGCCGGGCGGCAATACTCAGCCCGAGTCCGCAGCCCGGCCGCTCCGAGGTCAGCCGGTCGTCCGAACGATGAAACGCGTCGAAAACCTGTTTGCGCTCGGCGGCGGGGATGCCGGGGCCGAAGTCGCTCACACGCAGCTGCCAACCGCCGTTGCCGCCACGGAGAGCCACCTCTGCCCGCTCTCCGGACGCGGCGTACTTGGCGGCGTTGTCGAGCAGGTTGAGCAGGATCTGTTCGAGTGCGTCGCCATCCACCTGTGCGCGCAGCGGCGAATCCGGCGCTTGGTAGTCGACCGACAAGCCCTCGGCGAGCAGGCGCTCACGCTGGCTCTCGATCATCTCGCCCAGCGCCGCGCCGAGATCCCGCAACTCGTAGCGGGCCCCGCGCTGCCCCCGGTCGAGGCGGCTGAAGTCGAGCACGTTGTTGACCAGACGGGTCAACCGCTGGGTTTCGTTGAGCATCCGCTGTAAATATTCCCGTTGCTTGGCCTCATCCTTGACGCGCCCGTCGTGCAACATGTCGGCGAAGAGCCGGATACTGGTGAGAGGCGTCTTCAGCTCATGCGAGACGTTGGCCACAAAGCTTGTCTTCTGCTGGGCATCCCGAGCATCGCGGCGGGCCTGCCAAATCAGGACTGCCGACCCGATGAGAATGGCCAAACTGAGACCGGCGATAAAGAGGCCGCCCACGAAACGAAAGCTGCTGCCGAAGGTGTTGGCCCCGTTTGCCCGGTAGGTTTCGATTCGCCACTTGGGCAAGGCGCTGCCGACCGCCAGACTGAGCTCAGGTGCGGCTGACTGACTGCCGGCAAATTTCGGCGAATAATCTCCTGCCACCGTGCGACCCCCGGCATCAACCAGGCGAAAGCGCAAGCCGTCCTGTTGCGAGAGACTGATCGCCTTGGAAAGCTCGGCGAGCACGGCTTCACGGTCCAGCCAGGCACCGATGTAATCGCGGCTCTCCGGCAGGCCGACCCAGGCCATCCACTGTTCCCGGCCCTCCATTGAGAAATCCACCCAACCGCGACGCACCGAGGCCTCCGGGACCAGCGGCGCCTCCTTGTCGGTTTGCCTTTTCTTTTTGTCCGCCTGGGCGCGCACCGCGCCGAGCTCGGACTTGCTCATGACTCCCTCCGTTGGTTCTCCGGCGGCCTCCTCCGACGGGCTGAGGGCACCCGACACGCTGTTCAGTCCAAAACGGTTGTCGACGTTGACCTTGCGCACCGCCTCCCGCTGCTGCTTCAGCGCAACATTCTGCGTCACCAGTTTCTGCTGGCTTGCGTCGCCCTGCGCTTCATCGGCAAAGGCATCCGTGCGCTCCGCGGCCGGGGCCACAGGCGCGCTGGCGTAAGCGTAGGCATCGCTCGGCGCTTTCGAATTGGCAAGCCGCGGCGTGGCGGCGGGGGCCTCTTCTTCGGGTGGCACGGAGGCAAACTCGGGCAGGCTCCAGGGGTAAACGACACCACCGGATTCGGTCTTCCCACGGACCGACCCCGGCGCGGGCAGTTCGCCGCGTTCCCCCAGCCAGACCGTCACCGCATCCGCCCCCCGAAAATAATAACCCACAGCCACGTAGGGATTGCCCTCGACCATTTCCGCCAGGGCGATCCTTGCATCCGGGAGCTCCCGAACCGCGAGCAGCCCGTCGACCACCCCGGTGCGCACTTCCTCCATGAGAAGGTCGATGCTGTCTGCCACGCTCGCCGTCCGGTTGGCCAGCGTCCCGGCTGCCAGCGACTCCACCCGGTCGGCTTCGCGCCCGAGCAGCCACCAGGCGCAAGCCGCCATCGAGACCGTCGCTCCGAAAAGGAGCCACCAGGCAAACATGACGGGGCGGACGCGCATTCCTCAAGAGTTAGCGATAGCGGGTGAATTGAGAAGCTAGAAATAGCGGTCGCGCTTCATTGCCTCAGCGCAGGGTTTGCCGCAAGTCCGGCTGAGAAGTGGATGGAACGGTACTGCCTTCGAAGCTGATGCGCGGATCGTTCACATTCACAAGTTCGTTCAGCTCGTAGACGTTCCGGTAGCCGTAGCCGTACAGGTTGATGTAGGTCGGGATGTTCAGTGCCATCATGAGCGGCTTTTTCTGGACGGCGAACTCGCGGCCCAAGCCACCCTCAGCCGGTGAAGCGGGCACGAACACCTTGGTCGCCAGATCCGTCTGGTTGCCCTCAAAGTTGTTGTTGCAGTAGATCAGGATTTTCGTGTCAGAGGACGGGATCACTCTGGCGAGATTTTCCTGGGTGTAATCCGCAAAGGCCAAATGCCGTGCCCCTTTGAGGTGCAAGCGCCCGTAGCGGAATGCGGACCGGGAATCCAGGATGATCACATCCGGATCTTTGCTCATTTCGAGAAAGGTATTCAGATCGATAAGACGGCTCTCGCGGTGACTCTCAACCGCCGCGACGAGCGATTTGTAATCGTCAAAACTGACTTTCGCCTTTGTCTCCAGCCCGAGAGCCATATTGGCCGAAAGAGCGACCAGAAGGATAATGTATTTCATAAAAATGTCTTTCATTTTGATGATGATCTGGATGAAGAAGAACGGTAGCGCAGGCCCGCACGGTCATTTGTGATGCACGGCCAGTCACCTGCGCGACCGGGTTTCCTCTTCTTCAAATCGAGATTACTTCACGGACTGCTGGTTCTTGAGTTGATAGCTGTCCGAGCGGTAAGACTTGCGCTTGGCGTTGGACAAGCCTTGCCGCTCAACCTGTTCGGCTTCCTCCTCAATTTCGGCGGCCGGTGCGGCGACCACCTCATCCCCGAGGAATCCATAGTCGGCGGAGATCTTACCGACCACCCCGCGAAGGCTGCTGGCCGCCATCTCGCGATCGCCGGCGTCCGCGTGGGCGATGGCCTCTTCTTTCGCTTCCGCGATACGGTTGTCGACAACGTTCCGGGCGATGTCCTTTCGGGCCGCGGCCACAACTTTTTCGACTTCGCCGGTGTAGGTAATCGGCACGGAGACTTGCTGCGTCCGTGCGATTTTCTC encodes the following:
- a CDS encoding rhodanese-like domain-containing protein, which gives rise to MKYIILLVALSANMALGLETKAKVSFDDYKSLVAAVESHRESRLIDLNTFLEMSKDPDVIILDSRSAFRYGRLHLKGARHLAFADYTQENLARVIPSSDTKILIYCNNNFEGNQTDLATKVFVPASPAEGGLGREFAVQKKPLMMALNIPTYINLYGYGYRNVYELNELVNVNDPRISFEGSTVPSTSQPDLRQTLR
- a CDS encoding substrate-binding domain-containing protein, with protein sequence MQSFHPKNVAEQVAEHLRSEIASRRLFGEMPGIHQLAAKLSVNHKTVKTALGTLEKEGLLVPQGPGKRRKIENSPRGKPRGMRIVILLYEPSDREVHYLNRLEHELQAAKHDCFFAERTLTDLKMDVTRVAAYVAETEADAWVVVAGSQPILQWFAAQDFPAFALFGRSMEVSIAKTGPKKAPAQTKLIRQLYELGHRRIVLLSREERRKPEPGFLEKLFLNELESLGIRTGSYNLPDWPERPGGLQETLDHIFRHTPPTAILIPTAPLFFALFQYAARKGIKIPEDLSVVCMDPDPAYQWCQPQISHITYDSQPWIRRIVRWANHAASGREDRRGIFYPGKLVEGGTIGPAKGL
- a CDS encoding sensor histidine kinase codes for the protein MRVRPVMFAWWLLFGATVSMAACAWWLLGREADRVESLAAGTLANRTASVADSIDLLMEEVRTGVVDGLLAVRELPDARIALAEMVEGNPYVAVGYYFRGADAVTVWLGERGELPAPGSVRGKTESGGVVYPWSLPEFASVPPEEEAPAATPRLANSKAPSDAYAYASAPVAPAAERTDAFADEAQGDASQQKLVTQNVALKQQREAVRKVNVDNRFGLNSVSGALSPSEEAAGEPTEGVMSKSELGAVRAQADKKKRQTDKEAPLVPEASVRRGWVDFSMEGREQWMAWVGLPESRDYIGAWLDREAVLAELSKAISLSQQDGLRFRLVDAGGRTVAGDYSPKFAGSQSAAPELSLAVGSALPKWRIETYRANGANTFGSSFRFVGGLFIAGLSLAILIGSAVLIWQARRDARDAQQKTSFVANVSHELKTPLTSIRLFADMLHDGRVKDEAKQREYLQRMLNETQRLTRLVNNVLDFSRLDRGQRGARYELRDLGAALGEMIESQRERLLAEGLSVDYQAPDSPLRAQVDGDALEQILLNLLDNAAKYAASGERAEVALRGGNGGWQLRVSDFGPGIPAAERKQVFDAFHRSDDRLTSERPGCGLGLSIAARLAREMGGKLTLEENRPTGCSFVLKVPR
- a CDS encoding response regulator transcription factor, which translates into the protein MADPKHILIAEDDASIRIGLVDILEGEGYRVTVSEDGEQALARFHDESPDLAILDIMMPKLSGYDVCRAIRKENEALPILMLSAKSEEIDKVLGLELGADDYITKPFGVRELLARVSAALRRSSALNAAPAGESPVRFGDVELDRARRQLVKGGTELPLTQLEYKLLIAFVENADRALSRDDLLNAAWGIDYQGTTRTLDQHVSQLRHKIEPDPAKPVYILTVHGYGYRYCPLG
- a CDS encoding lysophospholipid acyltransferase family protein; translation: MLPCVRSAASIKANRGIAKAAHSLILAASMSDPVNQSRPYAELKWHQRVLLSLLAFLMGLWSRSLRFHWGPEVQAVIDRPLPPSVVILWHNRLFAAPEFFRRNFGKRRLATLISASGDGAWLAAFVGKLGMFPIRGSHYKRGPQAVREMLAAHREGYDIAVTPDGSRGPMYDLKPGAIAVALKTGAPFVMFSLNFSRAWRLKSWDRFYLPVPFSRVEVQIKVIERPAELGEDPRQLADLLKEQMNTITQD